Proteins found in one Methanospirillum hungatei JF-1 genomic segment:
- a CDS encoding diacylglycerol/polyprenol kinase family protein — translation MNEYLRKTSHLLFGLLVAGVILIFPTYHAAMIIGFSLYIGLILIDLCMKGYTIPLISTLIHHMEREGEFPGKGAFFFVFSALVTLMFFPPVVAAVSVAVLAVLDGFSTIFGIRFGTHRIWKKKTLEGFLGGVIITTALLLLISPPMYAVLISLVAGFVELVSPVDDNLIIPWVVAMLITLL, via the coding sequence ATGAATGAGTACCTGCGCAAGACATCCCATCTGTTATTCGGACTCCTTGTTGCCGGTGTAATCCTTATATTCCCGACATATCATGCCGCCATGATCATCGGATTTTCCCTGTACATCGGTCTTATCCTCATTGACCTGTGCATGAAAGGATATACCATCCCGCTTATCAGCACACTCATTCACCATATGGAGCGTGAAGGAGAGTTTCCAGGGAAGGGTGCATTCTTCTTTGTATTCAGCGCCCTCGTAACCCTGATGTTCTTCCCACCGGTTGTCGCTGCTGTATCGGTTGCAGTCCTTGCCGTGCTGGATGGATTTTCAACAATCTTTGGCATCCGATTTGGAACGCACCGGATATGGAAGAAAAAGACCCTTGAAGGGTTCCTCGGAGGTGTCATTATCACGACGGCTCTGCTCCTGCTTATATCACCCCCGATGTATGCCGTGCTCATCTCACTTGTTGCCGGATTTGTCGAACTCGTAAGTCCGGTCGATGACAACCTCATCATTCCGTGGGTTGTTGCGATGCTGATTACCCTACTCTGA
- the fdhF gene encoding formate dehydrogenase subunit alpha: protein MDLKYVQTTCPYCGTGCSLNLVVKDGKVVGTAPYHRSPVNEGKLCPKGTYAHEFINSPDRLTKPLIKKDGKFVEATWDEALKLIAEKFKSYKPDECACLASARVSNEDNYAMMKFARGVLKTKHIDHCARLCHASTVAGLANIFGSGAMTNSIGDIADSKCVFIIGSNTFECHPLIGRRVMQAKAKGAKFIYADPRLTATGKQADLYLQFRSGTDVALFNGMMQEIIKNGWEAKDFIEKRCNGFDELKKEVMKDEYSLENVSSITGVPVDQIKTAAEWVAKSGATAILYSMGITQHTTGVDNVKSVGNLQMLTGNLGRPGTGVNALRGQNNVQGACDMGCLPVVYTAYQKVIDEAAQKKFADAWKFPDGIAKGENGYEVTTLMNVLTEKPGEIKCLYIMGENPMISDPDLTHVEHALKTLDFLVVQDIFLNETAEFADVVLPAACYAEKDGTQTSTERRVQMWRKAQDPPGEAKGDWEIIASIAAAMGYGAQFPWKTSEEVFNEMASLTPSYAGMTYERLNRPEALHWPCPTKEHPGTPILHSEKFGMPDGKGLMTAIPFKWPVEVPDEEYPYVLTTGRSIWQWHTGTMTRRSVDLEREEPTGWIEINTGDAQKLGIKDKELVKAKTRRGEITITARVTDNIKPGVMFIPFHYVECAANMLTINALDPIAKIPESKACAVRVEKIQEA from the coding sequence ATGGATCTCAAGTATGTCCAGACTACATGCCCGTACTGCGGTACCGGGTGTTCTTTAAACCTCGTGGTAAAGGACGGAAAGGTTGTAGGTACTGCTCCCTACCACCGCTCTCCGGTGAATGAAGGAAAGCTCTGCCCGAAAGGGACCTATGCGCATGAATTCATCAACTCCCCGGACCGACTAACAAAACCACTGATTAAGAAGGATGGAAAGTTTGTAGAAGCAACCTGGGATGAGGCACTCAAACTCATTGCAGAGAAGTTCAAATCCTACAAACCTGATGAATGTGCCTGTCTTGCATCAGCACGTGTCTCCAACGAAGACAACTACGCCATGATGAAGTTTGCCCGTGGTGTCCTCAAGACCAAGCACATTGATCACTGTGCCCGTCTCTGCCATGCATCTACGGTAGCCGGTCTTGCAAACATCTTTGGATCTGGTGCAATGACCAACTCCATCGGTGATATCGCCGATTCAAAGTGCGTCTTCATCATCGGTTCAAACACCTTTGAATGCCACCCGCTTATCGGACGCCGTGTCATGCAGGCAAAGGCAAAAGGTGCCAAATTCATCTATGCCGACCCGCGTCTGACCGCAACCGGAAAGCAGGCAGACCTGTACCTGCAGTTCAGATCCGGTACCGATGTTGCGCTCTTCAATGGAATGATGCAGGAAATCATCAAAAACGGATGGGAAGCAAAGGACTTCATTGAAAAACGCTGCAACGGCTTTGATGAACTCAAGAAAGAGGTCATGAAGGACGAGTACAGCCTTGAGAATGTATCATCTATCACCGGTGTTCCGGTAGATCAGATTAAGACTGCAGCAGAATGGGTTGCAAAATCCGGAGCAACTGCAATCCTCTACTCCATGGGTATCACCCAGCACACCACCGGAGTTGACAACGTTAAGTCTGTAGGTAACCTGCAGATGCTGACCGGAAACCTCGGCCGGCCGGGAACTGGTGTGAACGCCCTTCGTGGACAGAACAATGTGCAGGGTGCCTGTGACATGGGATGTCTGCCGGTTGTCTACACCGCATACCAGAAGGTCATTGATGAGGCAGCCCAGAAGAAGTTCGCAGATGCATGGAAATTCCCTGATGGCATTGCAAAAGGTGAGAACGGGTACGAAGTCACCACTCTTATGAACGTTCTGACCGAAAAGCCAGGTGAGATCAAGTGTCTCTACATCATGGGTGAGAACCCGATGATATCAGACCCTGACCTGACCCACGTCGAGCATGCACTCAAGACCCTTGATTTCCTGGTTGTCCAGGATATCTTCCTGAACGAGACTGCTGAGTTCGCAGATGTCGTTCTTCCGGCAGCCTGTTATGCAGAGAAGGACGGAACCCAGACCTCCACCGAACGCCGTGTCCAGATGTGGAGAAAGGCACAGGACCCGCCAGGAGAGGCAAAAGGTGACTGGGAGATCATCGCATCCATCGCAGCAGCAATGGGATATGGAGCCCAGTTCCCATGGAAGACCTCAGAAGAAGTCTTCAACGAGATGGCATCACTCACCCCGTCCTACGCAGGAATGACTTACGAGCGTCTGAATCGGCCTGAAGCACTCCACTGGCCCTGCCCGACCAAGGAACACCCCGGAACACCGATTCTCCATAGCGAGAAGTTTGGTATGCCCGACGGCAAGGGTCTCATGACCGCAATTCCGTTCAAGTGGCCGGTAGAAGTTCCGGACGAAGAGTACCCGTATGTTCTGACCACCGGACGTTCCATCTGGCAGTGGCACACCGGAACCATGACCCGCAGGTCTGTTGACCTTGAGCGTGAAGAGCCAACCGGATGGATTGAGATCAACACCGGTGACGCACAGAAACTTGGCATCAAGGACAAGGAACTGGTCAAGGCAAAGACCCGCCGTGGTGAGATCACCATCACTGCACGTGTCACCGACAATATCAAGCCAGGTGTCATGTTCATTCCATTCCACTACGTCGAATGTGCCGCAAACATGCTGACCATCAATGCGCTTGACCCAATCGCAAAGATTCCGGAGTCCAAGGCTTGTGCGGTTCGCGTTGAGAAGATACAGGAGGCCTGA
- a CDS encoding formate/nitrite transporter family protein, with protein sequence MVFHPPVQIIAKGAGAGKYKAGLEWWNMIIRGFMSGAYIAMGGALATVCSTAVADNLGAGFGQLILGAVFPVGLIITVLTGAELFTGDAMLAPLAAFVHKISWAKVLNLWIWVYIGNLIGSIFYAYIMANGPFVSWNAAGLATVNAFGLRAVNIGIAKVSYVGMAGIWAAFLKGIGCNWLVNLAILLGICADDAVGKFFGIWFPIMAFVSTGFEHCVANMYFIPAGIMTAGYLNAEQVATITAEKLATLNWVTMWTNNIIVVTIGNIVGGLIFVGVLYWIAFKKEIEALE encoded by the coding sequence AGGGAGCGGGCGCTGGAAAGTATAAAGCAGGCCTGGAATGGTGGAACATGATCATCCGTGGATTCATGTCCGGGGCATATATCGCAATGGGAGGTGCCCTCGCCACCGTCTGTTCTACTGCAGTCGCAGATAACCTGGGAGCTGGGTTTGGTCAGCTCATTCTGGGAGCGGTGTTCCCTGTTGGGCTTATTATCACCGTCCTTACCGGTGCAGAGCTCTTTACCGGTGACGCAATGCTTGCACCTCTCGCAGCATTCGTCCACAAGATCAGCTGGGCAAAAGTCCTGAACCTCTGGATCTGGGTATATATCGGAAATCTTATCGGTTCGATCTTTTATGCATACATCATGGCAAACGGACCGTTTGTCTCCTGGAATGCCGCAGGACTTGCAACCGTGAACGCCTTTGGATTACGGGCAGTAAATATCGGTATTGCAAAGGTCAGTTATGTTGGAATGGCAGGCATCTGGGCTGCATTCCTGAAGGGTATCGGATGTAACTGGCTTGTTAACCTCGCTATCCTGCTCGGTATCTGTGCAGATGATGCAGTTGGTAAATTCTTTGGAATCTGGTTCCCGATCATGGCTTTCGTCTCAACCGGATTTGAACACTGTGTTGCCAACATGTATTTCATCCCAGCCGGTATCATGACGGCAGGGTACCTGAACGCAGAACAGGTCGCAACCATTACTGCAGAGAAACTTGCGACACTGAACTGGGTTACGATGTGGACAAACAACATTATCGTTGTCACCATTGGAAACATCGTCGGCGGTCTGATCTTTGTTGGTGTTCTCTACTGGATCGCCTTCAAGAAAGAGATCGAAGCACTTGAGTAA
- a CDS encoding proton-conducting transporter membrane subunit, whose amino-acid sequence MIAVLYPVVAMVILLLQLLLRTHRSLSLLGVIHPVISLIITLYFIVSPGIWDDSPFFLIDHMSLFVMLTTSIIFAAAALYAVGYIDGLVRSGDLEKRSLRIFYFGFSFLLAATTMAIFTPNIALFWICAELTTVLSAVLIAILALKATIDASLKYIFICSTSMLFSFIGIIFLFEAVRNKTGVGSLLWTEIVDEAAGLDSGMVFIAFVFFFIGFAAKSGIVPFHTWLPLAHAKAPSAVSAVLSGAILNIGMYGILRMTGIMKETGVFGQVSVLLIVFAMITISVACLSMLRQKKLKTLIAFSSIENMGFILLGIGIGSPVALFWALFHMLSHSCIKAGLFFSAGILHRQYKVPTRTGEDEIGDLLLLQPFAAVTVMAGCAALIGMPLFPLFLSKVGILLAAAAISVWIPAIVLLLFACAGVALLRFYLPVMAVRFPAGEGPVPYTAPLSMKVPIVLLLLLSIMIGTVMIPGEEAFLAAAVADLGFGVQL is encoded by the coding sequence ATGATAGCAGTCCTGTACCCGGTGGTTGCAATGGTGATTCTTCTTTTGCAGCTGCTGCTCCGGACACACCGGTCACTCAGCCTTCTTGGCGTTATCCATCCGGTTATTTCCCTCATAATAACGCTGTATTTTATCGTATCTCCTGGGATCTGGGACGATTCCCCGTTCTTCCTCATCGATCACATGAGCCTTTTTGTGATGCTCACAACCAGCATCATCTTTGCTGCAGCAGCTCTGTATGCTGTTGGATATATTGACGGGCTGGTCAGGTCAGGGGATCTGGAGAAGAGAAGTCTTCGGATATTTTATTTCGGATTCTCATTCCTGCTTGCCGCTACAACCATGGCAATCTTCACCCCCAATATTGCCCTGTTCTGGATCTGTGCAGAACTGACGACCGTTCTCTCTGCGGTGCTTATTGCAATCCTTGCACTCAAGGCAACGATTGATGCATCGCTGAAGTACATCTTCATCTGTTCAACCTCGATGCTCTTCTCATTCATCGGGATCATCTTCCTCTTTGAGGCGGTCAGGAATAAGACCGGTGTCGGAAGTCTTCTGTGGACAGAGATTGTGGATGAAGCAGCCGGTCTGGACAGCGGCATGGTCTTTATCGCCTTTGTCTTCTTCTTTATCGGGTTTGCAGCAAAATCAGGCATTGTGCCATTTCATACCTGGCTTCCTCTGGCTCATGCCAAGGCTCCTTCAGCGGTAAGTGCGGTTCTGTCCGGTGCAATACTCAATATCGGGATGTATGGAATCCTCCGGATGACCGGGATCATGAAGGAGACAGGGGTGTTCGGGCAGGTATCAGTTCTCCTGATCGTCTTTGCCATGATTACTATCTCGGTCGCCTGTCTCTCGATGCTCAGGCAGAAGAAGCTTAAGACGCTTATCGCCTTCTCATCCATTGAGAATATGGGGTTCATCTTGCTTGGCATTGGTATCGGAAGCCCGGTGGCACTATTCTGGGCACTCTTTCATATGCTCTCGCATTCCTGCATCAAAGCAGGTCTGTTCTTCTCCGCCGGTATCCTCCACCGCCAGTATAAGGTTCCGACACGGACCGGTGAGGACGAGATCGGAGACCTCCTGCTGCTTCAGCCCTTTGCGGCGGTAACCGTGATGGCAGGGTGTGCAGCTCTTATCGGAATGCCTCTCTTCCCGCTCTTTCTCTCAAAGGTGGGGATACTTCTGGCAGCTGCAGCGATCTCAGTATGGATTCCGGCAATAGTCCTTCTCCTGTTTGCCTGTGCAGGAGTCGCCCTGCTCCGGTTTTACCTCCCGGTAATGGCGGTCAGGTTCCCGGCCGGGGAAGGTCCGGTGCCCTATACGGCGCCTCTCTCCATGAAAGTTCCCATTGTTCTGCTTCTCCTCCTTTCAATCATGATTGGGACCGTGATGATACCTGGGGAGGAAGCCTTCCTTGCTGCGGCGGTTGCTGATCTGGGATTCGGGGTGCAGCTATGA
- a CDS encoding NADH-quinone oxidoreductase subunit B family protein, translated as MNILSFLLKKPKDLQAYTPDSAFESAGVMLKAEIDRVFGHSIAIREVDCGSDNAAEIELANLSAPHYDVERFGITFVASPRHADILAVTGVVTHGMKEALIKTYEATPEPKFVIAVGDDACTGGMYIGTYAVVGPVDAVIPVDLKIPGNPPTPAAILEGLLTLMNVAKKR; from the coding sequence ATGAATATTCTCTCATTTTTACTCAAAAAACCAAAGGATCTCCAGGCATACACCCCGGACAGTGCTTTTGAATCAGCCGGAGTGATGCTCAAAGCGGAGATTGACCGGGTGTTCGGGCATAGTATCGCGATCAGAGAGGTTGACTGTGGCAGTGATAATGCTGCAGAGATTGAACTTGCAAACCTCTCCGCTCCACACTATGATGTCGAACGGTTTGGGATAACCTTTGTAGCCTCGCCCCGGCATGCGGACATCCTTGCCGTCACCGGTGTGGTGACTCATGGGATGAAGGAGGCACTGATAAAGACCTACGAAGCAACTCCAGAACCAAAATTTGTCATTGCAGTCGGTGATGATGCCTGTACCGGCGGCATGTATATTGGAACCTATGCCGTCGTCGGTCCGGTGGATGCCGTGATCCCGGTTGACCTGAAGATCCCGGGAAATCCTCCGACACCGGCAGCCATCCTGGAAGGACTCCTGACGTTGATGAATGTGGCGAAAAAAAGATAA
- a CDS encoding NADH-quinone oxidoreductase subunit C: MTGVHAHYSALSLPAEWLIGEDMTTISYAVPDERIRAVAETLLALESRLVWIFCEREAKDGSFVLRYVFELTEMRKYLVLVLNTRMPESLVEIYPAASRFERAITDGFGLQFAGSPDTRRLFLHEAYPDGFYPLKKSIKNAPITPFTASDHTTPYEFRTMEGTGVYQVPVGPVHAGIIEPGHFRFSVIGEDILNLEIRLGYLHRGIEKRAEGCSPEKGVRIAESVSGDESVANACCYAMAVEQILSVQVPPRAVWLRAYFLELERSWSLLSDLAGMVTDVAFSTAASRLLILRETVQRVCERLTGSRFLKGIIGIGGISHDIPDDLLVEVTDTLMKVRVDLEGILSWVLSVPSVIDRFSTTGVVREPLIDPLALSGPVARASGRALDVRSDHPYGLYETHPIPPLTRMTGDVLGRFALKGDEVLASLAYITELVRQIPKGPVQAEYEVCDGDALAAVESPRGRNLCYVRICDGSIDRFALSTASFCNWMALEHAVLGNIVPDFPVINKSMNLSYAGTDL, encoded by the coding sequence ATGACCGGTGTACATGCACATTATTCAGCCCTCTCCCTCCCGGCCGAATGGCTGATAGGGGAAGATATGACAACCATCTCCTATGCAGTGCCTGATGAGCGTATCAGAGCGGTTGCAGAGACACTTCTGGCTCTTGAGTCCCGTTTGGTCTGGATATTCTGCGAAAGAGAAGCGAAAGATGGTTCCTTTGTGCTAAGGTATGTCTTTGAGCTCACAGAGATGAGGAAATATCTTGTCCTGGTCCTCAATACCCGAATGCCAGAGTCACTTGTGGAGATCTATCCTGCTGCGAGCAGGTTTGAACGGGCGATCACTGATGGATTTGGTCTTCAGTTTGCCGGCTCTCCTGATACCCGCAGACTCTTCCTTCATGAAGCATATCCTGACGGGTTTTATCCATTAAAAAAGAGTATCAAGAATGCCCCCATCACCCCCTTCACGGCGTCGGACCATACGACTCCCTATGAATTCAGGACCATGGAAGGGACAGGGGTGTATCAGGTTCCGGTCGGACCGGTCCATGCAGGGATCATCGAGCCAGGGCATTTCCGGTTCTCGGTGATAGGGGAGGACATTTTAAACCTTGAGATTCGTCTTGGATACCTGCACCGGGGTATTGAGAAACGTGCTGAGGGGTGCAGTCCTGAAAAAGGGGTGAGGATTGCAGAGTCAGTGAGCGGAGATGAGTCGGTTGCCAATGCCTGCTGCTATGCGATGGCAGTTGAACAGATCTTATCAGTACAGGTCCCGCCCCGTGCAGTCTGGCTCCGGGCGTATTTCCTCGAGCTTGAACGATCCTGGTCACTGCTCTCAGATCTGGCCGGTATGGTCACCGATGTTGCGTTTTCCACGGCAGCAAGCCGGCTTCTCATTCTCCGCGAGACGGTGCAGCGGGTTTGTGAACGCCTGACCGGTTCACGGTTCCTGAAAGGGATTATCGGTATCGGCGGTATCAGCCATGACATCCCCGATGATCTGCTGGTTGAGGTGACGGATACGCTCATGAAGGTCAGGGTCGATCTTGAGGGCATCCTGTCCTGGGTCCTCTCTGTCCCGTCTGTTATTGACCGGTTCTCCACAACCGGGGTGGTGCGGGAGCCACTCATCGATCCTCTGGCACTATCCGGGCCGGTGGCACGGGCGAGCGGCCGGGCACTTGATGTCAGGTCAGATCATCCCTATGGCCTGTACGAAACTCATCCCATTCCTCCGCTCACCCGGATGACCGGTGATGTCCTGGGACGGTTTGCCCTGAAGGGTGATGAGGTCCTGGCATCCCTTGCGTACATCACCGAACTCGTCAGGCAGATACCAAAAGGGCCGGTTCAGGCAGAGTATGAGGTCTGTGATGGAGATGCCCTTGCAGCCGTTGAATCCCCCCGAGGACGAAATCTCTGTTATGTCAGGATATGTGATGGCTCTATTGACCGGTTTGCCCTGTCCACCGCGTCGTTCTGTAACTGGATGGCACTCGAGCATGCCGTTCTGGGAAATATCGTCCCTGATTTCCCGGTTATAAATAAGAGTATGAACCTCTCGTATGCAGGGACCGATCTGTGA
- a CDS encoding DEAD/DEAH box helicase — MEIPSFSDLQLSPGIIKAIRDIGYEEPTPIQQEVIPLILAGNDVAGQAYTGTGKTAAFGIPAIELCQPANRNVQTIVLCPSRELAVQVGTELNKLAMHKKGISILPVYGGQPIERQIKALSRGVQIIIGTPGRVIDHIKRKTLLLDAVSLVVLDEADQMLDMGFREDIEEILSHIPKERQTVILSATFPPEILDISRRFQKNPIDVKMVHQELTVPQIEQYYIEVREPAKADTLIRVLEFYQPQRTIIFCNTQIAVDAVSSALKAEGFLADGLHGGMAQAQRDKVMNAFRKGQLEILIATDVAARGIDVEEIDLVCNFDFPQDDEYYVHRIGRTARAGRTGRAISFVSPRERYRLRDVRRSTRAEPEPLPIPTLREIGGKKATTTLADADALMKTGDLTFCRPMIEEKLAEGADPVALATSLLMIAAGIATEKEDDLEKYLGEQAVVRLSAGRQDGILVRDILQIVRNSGRNIQNDIGNIRIGQTATYIDVPEQSVKEVIDVLNGAQIGRIRLVAKRGRKQSEIPKRRFNK, encoded by the coding sequence ATGGAAATACCTTCTTTTTCAGACCTCCAGCTTTCACCTGGAATCATTAAAGCCATCCGTGATATCGGATATGAAGAACCAACCCCAATACAGCAAGAGGTTATCCCATTAATTCTCGCCGGCAATGATGTAGCAGGACAGGCATACACCGGAACCGGTAAGACTGCCGCGTTTGGTATCCCTGCAATCGAACTCTGTCAGCCTGCAAACCGGAACGTTCAGACTATTGTACTCTGTCCAAGCAGAGAACTGGCGGTGCAGGTAGGAACAGAACTCAATAAACTCGCAATGCATAAAAAAGGGATATCTATCCTGCCGGTATATGGAGGCCAGCCTATTGAACGACAGATTAAAGCCTTGTCGAGAGGTGTCCAGATAATCATTGGAACACCGGGGCGGGTTATTGATCATATCAAAAGAAAGACACTCCTTCTTGATGCGGTCTCCCTTGTTGTCCTTGATGAGGCAGACCAAATGTTGGACATGGGTTTTCGCGAAGATATCGAAGAGATTTTGTCCCATATACCAAAAGAACGACAGACCGTTATCCTCTCTGCAACCTTCCCTCCTGAAATCCTTGATATCTCCCGACGTTTCCAGAAAAACCCCATCGATGTCAAGATGGTGCACCAGGAACTGACGGTCCCGCAGATTGAACAATACTATATCGAAGTCAGAGAACCGGCAAAAGCAGATACGCTCATCAGAGTTCTTGAATTTTACCAACCCCAGCGGACCATCATCTTTTGTAATACCCAGATCGCCGTTGACGCCGTATCCAGCGCCCTCAAGGCAGAAGGGTTCCTCGCCGACGGACTGCATGGCGGTATGGCACAGGCCCAGCGTGACAAAGTCATGAATGCATTCAGAAAGGGGCAACTTGAGATTCTGATCGCTACCGATGTTGCTGCCCGTGGGATTGATGTTGAAGAGATAGACCTTGTCTGTAACTTTGACTTCCCCCAGGATGATGAGTACTATGTACACCGGATAGGGAGAACGGCACGGGCAGGACGTACCGGTCGTGCCATCAGCTTTGTCAGCCCCCGTGAGCGGTACAGACTTCGGGATGTCAGACGGAGTACCCGTGCAGAGCCTGAGCCACTCCCTATTCCGACCCTTCGTGAGATAGGCGGGAAGAAGGCAACGACTACCCTTGCCGATGCCGATGCCCTGATGAAGACCGGAGACCTCACATTCTGCCGGCCGATGATAGAAGAGAAACTTGCCGAAGGAGCCGACCCCGTGGCACTTGCAACCTCTCTTCTGATGATTGCAGCAGGCATTGCAACCGAAAAAGAGGATGATCTTGAGAAGTACCTGGGAGAACAGGCAGTCGTCAGACTTTCTGCAGGAAGGCAGGACGGCATTCTGGTCAGGGATATTCTGCAGATTGTAAGAAACAGTGGCAGAAACATCCAGAATGACATTGGAAATATCAGGATTGGTCAGACTGCCACCTATATTGATGTCCCCGAACAATCGGTGAAGGAAGTCATTGATGTCCTGAACGGTGCACAGATAGGGAGAATCAGACTTGTGGCAAAAAGAGGGAGAAAGCAATCTGAAATCCCGAAGAGACGCTTTAATAAATGA
- a CDS encoding nucleotide-binding protein produces MQFLPRKIRPSILHVLVFAFFLILISIYVFSTGDTSMLIWGIPTLICLLLIPMGLTYLSQSQYSDLIPMYEASAKDVKIREINESMVSKPIKIEGLVEEVRFRSLNRPHFIIGDRTGVTTVKMFTSPRNDINKGDIVEVYGQVIRRYIFYGDPIVNGVDIRVTGSREKSSSSSADKSRKKK; encoded by the coding sequence ATGCAGTTTCTTCCAAGAAAGATACGACCGTCAATCCTGCACGTCCTTGTCTTCGCATTTTTTCTGATCCTGATTTCGATCTATGTATTCTCCACTGGAGATACCAGTATGCTCATCTGGGGAATTCCGACTTTAATTTGTCTTCTTCTTATTCCCATGGGTCTGACCTACCTCTCACAAAGTCAGTATTCGGACCTCATACCAATGTATGAGGCATCTGCGAAGGACGTAAAGATCCGTGAGATCAACGAATCCATGGTATCCAAACCCATCAAAATCGAGGGACTTGTAGAAGAAGTCAGATTCAGATCATTAAACCGGCCGCATTTCATCATCGGTGACCGGACCGGTGTTACCACGGTAAAGATGTTTACCAGCCCCCGGAATGACATCAATAAAGGAGACATTGTTGAGGTGTACGGACAGGTCATCAGAAGATACATCTTCTATGGTGATCCGATCGTCAATGGTGTGGACATCCGGGTGACCGGATCCCGTGAGAAGAGTTCATCATCCTCTGCTGATAAAAGCAGAAAGAAAAAGTGA
- a CDS encoding Coenzyme F420 hydrogenase/dehydrogenase, beta subunit C-terminal domain produces MAAKGDMSYVWAKDKEILEKGECGGAVTALLKYALESKFVDAVLAVRKGQDIYDAVPAFITDPAEVASTAGSLHCGTLLLPKILKNYADGAKGMKIAVTCKGCDIMAFYELAKRNQVNLDNIVMIGVNCGGSVSPVGARKMIAEKFGVDPDTVHKEEIDKGQFIIEYEGGHKGIKIDELEEEGFGRRSNCRRCKMKIPRQADLACGNWGVIGDKAGKATFIEVCSEKGAKLLSDAQAKGVVEVAAADPKGIEIRGKVEKAMLKLGDEWREKDFASLGKGKDRLKLLMEETSKCIKCYACVENCPICYCVECSTKKPWYITPGQLPPGFMFHLIRFAHISDSCINCGQCEELCSMDIRNALFMHSQQVEIEKQFKHTPGIDMTPPIHAFVEEKAERARLDATGTDSIYINIFKDE; encoded by the coding sequence ATGGCAGCAAAAGGCGATATGAGCTATGTCTGGGCAAAAGACAAAGAGATCCTCGAGAAGGGAGAATGCGGTGGAGCAGTCACTGCACTTCTCAAATATGCACTGGAAAGTAAATTTGTAGACGCGGTCCTCGCCGTCAGAAAAGGCCAGGATATCTATGATGCAGTTCCGGCATTCATCACCGATCCGGCAGAAGTAGCATCCACCGCAGGATCCCTGCACTGTGGAACCCTCCTGCTTCCAAAGATCTTAAAGAACTACGCCGACGGTGCAAAGGGCATGAAGATCGCCGTAACCTGCAAGGGTTGTGACATCATGGCCTTTTACGAACTTGCAAAGAGAAACCAGGTGAACCTTGACAATATCGTCATGATTGGTGTCAACTGTGGTGGATCGGTAAGCCCGGTTGGTGCACGGAAGATGATCGCTGAGAAGTTCGGCGTTGATCCTGACACCGTTCACAAGGAAGAGATCGACAAGGGTCAGTTCATCATCGAGTACGAAGGCGGACACAAGGGCATCAAGATTGATGAACTTGAAGAAGAAGGGTTCGGACGCCGGTCCAACTGCCGCCGCTGTAAGATGAAAATCCCCCGCCAGGCAGATCTTGCATGCGGTAACTGGGGAGTCATCGGTGACAAGGCAGGAAAGGCAACCTTTATCGAAGTCTGTTCAGAGAAGGGTGCAAAGCTCCTCTCCGATGCACAGGCAAAGGGTGTTGTCGAAGTTGCTGCAGCTGATCCAAAGGGTATCGAGATCCGTGGCAAGGTTGAGAAGGCCATGCTCAAACTCGGTGACGAGTGGCGTGAGAAAGACTTTGCATCACTTGGCAAAGGCAAAGACCGCTTAAAACTCCTGATGGAGGAGACATCAAAGTGTATCAAGTGTTACGCCTGTGTCGAGAACTGTCCAATCTGTTACTGTGTTGAGTGTTCAACCAAGAAGCCCTGGTACATCACCCCGGGACAGCTCCCGCCAGGCTTTATGTTCCATCTGATCAGGTTTGCACACATCTCTGACTCCTGTATCAACTGTGGTCAGTGTGAGGAACTCTGTTCGATGGATATCCGGAATGCACTCTTCATGCACTCCCAGCAGGTTGAGATTGAGAAGCAGTTCAAGCACACGCCGGGTATTGACATGACTCCGCCAATCCACGCATTTGTTGAGGAGAAGGCAGAGCGGGCACGGCTTGATGCAACCGGAACCGATTCCATCTATATCAACATATTCAAGGATGAGTAA